A genomic segment from Tachysurus fulvidraco isolate hzauxx_2018 chromosome 21, HZAU_PFXX_2.0, whole genome shotgun sequence encodes:
- the LOC113647568 gene encoding retinal guanylyl cyclase 2-like isoform X2, whose product MLAVTVKEQKILYIPHGSWLLWLFLLNLSSWCTVQASMFRVGVIGPWSCDSIFSKAMPGVAAKLAVQRINRDHALSLGVTFDYVILEEDCQTSKALKDFMGYYTQASAFVGPINPGYCEAASLLTRTWNKALFSWSCVNYELESSSRHPTFSRTIPSPIWVLKTVAHHFHWANIAIVASADYMWVDTSYKVADALRSYGFPVRTLLSTSNDHASIRSSLSTIKKMKELRMVILCMHSVLIGGKTQKLLLETALDMRLTDGSVVFVPYDTLLYSLPYKQVTHPSLHSNSKLRLAYDAVLTITMDSEENSFYKAFQDAIRSNEVPANIKPHEVSPLFGTIYTSIIFMANALQNVRESASWLSGANLARHTGNMVFQGFSQRIHTNGSGVSLLDYVVLDTDGHSWELRPTHTVNPHDNAVRYVGTPIHFPGGVQPKADSSCWFIPGGPLCSRGLDPLVLLEVFLSVLLLIFFITSLGYCTRRRLNQIRMVRGPNKILLTLDDVTFINPSLSNKKVSVEDGKVEMERCLSNTDSRINTSCSSISNPPEPSYENSNVAIFEGDWAWLKRLPSGHFRSINPKTSDVFELMRDIRHENLNPFLGFFHDCGIFAIVTEFCSRGSLEDLLHNEDVKLDWMFKSSLLLDLIKGMKYLHHRGVCHGRLKSRNCVVDGRFVLKVTDYGYNAVLHAQKFPYTEPKSEDLLWTAPEHLRTSHPGQSGSYEGDVYSFSIIIQEVVLRGPPFFMLHMPAEEIIQKIKKPPPLCRPVVSPDYAPMECIQLIKQCWNEQPERRPAFDEIFEQFRNINKGKKTNIIDSMLRMLEQYSSNLEELIRERTEELEIEKQKTEKLLTQMLPPSVAEALKVGGTVEPEYFDNVTLYFSDIVGFTTISANSEPIEVVDLLNDLYSLFDAIIGNHDVYKVETIGDAYMVASGVPVPNGDRHAAEITNMALDILSAIGTFKMRHMPEVPVRIRIGLHTGSCVAGVVGLTMPRYCLFGNTVNIASRMESTGMPYRIHVSHTTVKILLDLKEGYQVQIRGRSELKGKGMEETYWLVGKDGFTKPLPVPPELKSGQMAHGLQMEEIARFKRKKAEAQLAKKK is encoded by the exons ATGCTAGCTGTCActgtaaaagaacaaaaaatccTCTATATTCCACATGGATCCTGGCTTCTCTGGCTCTTCCTGCTAAACCTCAGCAGCTGGTGTACGGTTCAGGCGAGCATGTTCAGGGTTGGAGTGATAGGCCCATGGTCTTGTGACTCAATATTTTCTAAAGCCATGCCTGGGGTCGCAGCTAAACTGGCTGTCCAGAGGATCAATAGAGATCATGCCCTGTCTCTGGGTGTCACATTTGATTACGTCATACTGGAAGAAGATTGTCAGACTTCGAAAGCCCTGAAAGATTTTATGGGTTACTACACACAAGCCTCAGCATTTGTAGGGCCCATAAACCCTGGATACTGTGAGGCAGCTTCTCTGCTCACCAGGACCTGGAACAAGGCGCTCTTCTCGTGGTCCTGTGTGAACTACGAGCTTGAGAGCTCATCACGTCACCCCACTTTTTCACGCACCATTCCCTCTCCCATTTGGGTGCTGAAGACTGTGGCACATCATTTCCACTGGGCAAACATAGCTATCGTAGCCTCAGCTGACTACATGTGGGTGGACACGTCCTACAAGGTAGCTGATGCCTTAAGGAGTTATGGCTTCCCTGTCAGGACTCTGCTCTCCACCAGTAATGATCATGCCAGCATACGCAGCTCGCTCTCCACCATCAAGAAGATGAAGGAGCTTCGTA TGGTGATCCTCTGCATGCATTCTGTCTTGATCGGTGGGAAAACCCAGAAGCTCCTGCTGGAGACGGCTCTGGACATGCGCTTGACCGATGGCTCTGTGGTCTTTGTGCCCTATGATACACTGCTCTACAGCCTGCCGTACAAGCAGGTGACTCATCCGTCACTGCACAGCAACAGCAAGCTCAGACTGGCCTACGACGCTGTGCTAACCATCACCATGGACTCAGAAGAGAATTCTTTCTACAAGGCTTTCCAGGATGCCATCAGGTCCAACGAGGTGCCTGCAAACATTAAACCTCATGAG GTGTCTCCTCTTTTCGGCACCATTTACACCTCCATCATCTTCATGGCCAATGCTCTACAGAATGTTCGTGAGTCTGCATCCTGGCTTTCGGGGGCTAATCTAGCTCGTCACACTGGGAATATGGTGTTCCAAGGTTTCAGTCAGAGGATCCACACCAACGGTTCTGGAGTGAGTCTTCTGGACTATGTGGTGCTGGATACTGATGGTCATTCCTGGGAACTGCGTCCCACTCACACTGTGAACCCACATGATAACGCCGTTCGCTACGTCGGTACGCCGATCCACTTCCCTGGAGGTGTTCAGCCCAAAGCTGACTCCAGTTGCTGGTTCATACCTGGAGGACCTCTTTGTTCTAGAG gacTGGACCCGCTCGTGTTGTTGGAGGTGTTCCTGTCGGTGCTTCTCCTAATATTTTTCATAACTAGTCTTGGATATTGTACACG ACGTCGCCTCAATCAAATTAGAATGGTTCGAGGTCCCAATAAGATTCTCCTCACTCTGGATGACGTGACCTTCATCAATCCTTCTCTCAGTAATAAG AAAGTGAGTGTAGAAGACGGGAAagtagagatggagagatgttTGTCGAACACAGACAGCAGAATAAACACGTcatgcagctccatctccaacccTCCGGAGCCCAGCTATGAAAACTCCAACGTGGCCATATTTGAG GGCGACTGGGCTTGGCTGAAGCGACTGCCATCCGGACACTTCAGGTCAATAAATCCAAAGACGAGCGACGTGTTTGAACTG ATGAGAGATATCCGTCATGAGAACCTCAATCCATTCTTGGGGTTTTTTCATGACTGTGGCATCTTTGCTATCGTCACTGAGTTCTGCTCTCGTGGAAGTTTAGAGGATTTACTTCACAATGAAGATGTTAAACTGGATTGGATGTTCAAGTCTTCACTGCTCCTGGACCTTATCAAG GGCATGAAGTATCTTCATCACAGGGGTGTGTGTCACGGTCGGCTCAAGTCCCGTAACTGTGTTGTGGACGGACGATTTGTACTGAAAGTAACCGACTACGGTTATAATGCAGTTCTCCATGCCCAGAAGTTCCCCTACACAGAACCTAAATCTGAGG ACCTGCTGTGGACCGCTCCTGAACACTTACGtacttcacaccctggacagtCTGGTAGTTATGAAGGTGACGTCTACAGCTTCTCCATCATCATACAGGAGGTGGTGCTGAGAGGACCTCCATTCTTCATGCTCCACATGCCTGCTGAGG AAATCATCCAGAAGATAAAGAAGCCTCCTCCCCTGTGCAGGCCGGTGGTTTCTCCTGACTACGCTCCTATGGAATGCATTCAGCTCATTAAACAGTGCTGGAACGAGCAGCCAGAGAGACGACCTGCCTTTGATGAGATCTTTGAACAG TTTAGGAACATTAACAAGGGGAAGAAGACAAACATCATAGACTCCATGTTGCGGATGTTGGAGCAGTATTCATCTAACCTTGAGGAGCTCATACGTGAGAGAACAGAGGAGCTGGAGATTGAAAAGCAAAAAACAGAGAAACTACTCACTCAGATGCTTCCACC GTCTGTAGCTGAGGCTCTCAAAGTGGGCGGCACTGTGGAGCCTGAATACTTTGACAATGTGACGTTGTACTTCAGTGACATTGTGGGCTTCACCACCATCTCTGCCAACAGCGAGCCCATTGAAGTGGTGGACCTGCTCAATGATCTCTACTCTTTATTTGATGCAATTATTGGAAATCACGATGTGTACAAG GTGGAAACAATTGGAGATGCTTACATGGTGGCGTCTGGAGTTCCTGTTCCCAACGGTGACCGACATGCTGCTGAGATCACCAACATGGCGCTGGACATCCTGAGCGCTATCGGCACCTTCAAGATGAGACACATGCCTGAAGTTCCAGTACGCATTCGAATCGGACTTCACACGG GATCGTGTGTGGCTGGAGTCGTCGGTCTCACCATGCCTCGATATTGTCTGTTTGGGAACACAGTGAACATCGCCTCCAGAATGGAGTCCACTGGCATGC CGTACCGCATCCATGTCAGTCACACCACGGTGAAGATCCTTCTGGACCTTAAGGAAGGATATCAGGTCCAGATACGTGGAAGAAGTGAATTAAAg GGCAAAGGGATGGAGGAAACCTACTGGCTTGTGGGTAAAGATGGATTCACTAAACCGCTCCCTGTTCCCCCTGAGCTCAAGTCAGG ACAAATGGCCCACGGCTTGCAGATGGAGGAAATCGCCCGATTCAAACGGAAGAAAGCTGAGGCCCAATTAGCAAAGAAGAAATGA
- the LOC113647568 gene encoding retinal guanylyl cyclase 2-like isoform X1, with protein sequence MFRVGVIGPWSCDSIFSKAMPGVAAKLAVQRINRDHALSLGVTFDYVILEEDCQTSKALKDFMGYYTQASAFVGPINPGYCEAASLLTRTWNKALFSWSCVNYELESSSRHPTFSRTIPSPIWVLKTVAHHFHWANIAIVASADYMWVDTSYKVADALRSYGFPVRTLLSTSNDHASIRSSLSTIKKMKELRMVILCMHSVLIGGKTQKLLLETALDMRLTDGSVVFVPYDTLLYSLPYKQVTHPSLHSNSKLRLAYDAVLTITMDSEENSFYKAFQDAIRSNEVPANIKPHEVSPLFGTIYTSIIFMANALQNVRESASWLSGANLARHTGNMVFQGFSQRIHTNGSGVSLLDYVVLDTDGHSWELRPTHTVNPHDNAVRYVGTPIHFPGGVQPKADSSCWFIPGGPLCSRGLDPLVLLEVFLSVLLLIFFITSLGYCTRRRLNQIRMVRGPNKILLTLDDVTFINPSLSNKKVSVEDGKVEMERCLSNTDSRINTSCSSISNPPEPSYENSNVAIFEGDWAWLKRLPSGHFRSINPKTSDVFELMRDIRHENLNPFLGFFHDCGIFAIVTEFCSRGSLEDLLHNEDVKLDWMFKSSLLLDLIKGMKYLHHRGVCHGRLKSRNCVVDGRFVLKVTDYGYNAVLHAQKFPYTEPKSEVCCLHTDLLWTAPEHLRTSHPGQSGSYEGDVYSFSIIIQEVVLRGPPFFMLHMPAEEIIQKIKKPPPLCRPVVSPDYAPMECIQLIKQCWNEQPERRPAFDEIFEQFRNINKGKKTNIIDSMLRMLEQYSSNLEELIRERTEELEIEKQKTEKLLTQMLPPSVAEALKVGGTVEPEYFDNVTLYFSDIVGFTTISANSEPIEVVDLLNDLYSLFDAIIGNHDVYKVETIGDAYMVASGVPVPNGDRHAAEITNMALDILSAIGTFKMRHMPEVPVRIRIGLHTGSCVAGVVGLTMPRYCLFGNTVNIASRMESTGMPYRIHVSHTTVKILLDLKEGYQVQIRGRSELKGKGMEETYWLVGKDGFTKPLPVPPELKSGQMAHGLQMEEIARFKRKKAEAQLAKKK encoded by the exons ATGTTCAGGGTTGGAGTGATAGGCCCATGGTCTTGTGACTCAATATTTTCTAAAGCCATGCCTGGGGTCGCAGCTAAACTGGCTGTCCAGAGGATCAATAGAGATCATGCCCTGTCTCTGGGTGTCACATTTGATTACGTCATACTGGAAGAAGATTGTCAGACTTCGAAAGCCCTGAAAGATTTTATGGGTTACTACACACAAGCCTCAGCATTTGTAGGGCCCATAAACCCTGGATACTGTGAGGCAGCTTCTCTGCTCACCAGGACCTGGAACAAGGCGCTCTTCTCGTGGTCCTGTGTGAACTACGAGCTTGAGAGCTCATCACGTCACCCCACTTTTTCACGCACCATTCCCTCTCCCATTTGGGTGCTGAAGACTGTGGCACATCATTTCCACTGGGCAAACATAGCTATCGTAGCCTCAGCTGACTACATGTGGGTGGACACGTCCTACAAGGTAGCTGATGCCTTAAGGAGTTATGGCTTCCCTGTCAGGACTCTGCTCTCCACCAGTAATGATCATGCCAGCATACGCAGCTCGCTCTCCACCATCAAGAAGATGAAGGAGCTTCGTA TGGTGATCCTCTGCATGCATTCTGTCTTGATCGGTGGGAAAACCCAGAAGCTCCTGCTGGAGACGGCTCTGGACATGCGCTTGACCGATGGCTCTGTGGTCTTTGTGCCCTATGATACACTGCTCTACAGCCTGCCGTACAAGCAGGTGACTCATCCGTCACTGCACAGCAACAGCAAGCTCAGACTGGCCTACGACGCTGTGCTAACCATCACCATGGACTCAGAAGAGAATTCTTTCTACAAGGCTTTCCAGGATGCCATCAGGTCCAACGAGGTGCCTGCAAACATTAAACCTCATGAG GTGTCTCCTCTTTTCGGCACCATTTACACCTCCATCATCTTCATGGCCAATGCTCTACAGAATGTTCGTGAGTCTGCATCCTGGCTTTCGGGGGCTAATCTAGCTCGTCACACTGGGAATATGGTGTTCCAAGGTTTCAGTCAGAGGATCCACACCAACGGTTCTGGAGTGAGTCTTCTGGACTATGTGGTGCTGGATACTGATGGTCATTCCTGGGAACTGCGTCCCACTCACACTGTGAACCCACATGATAACGCCGTTCGCTACGTCGGTACGCCGATCCACTTCCCTGGAGGTGTTCAGCCCAAAGCTGACTCCAGTTGCTGGTTCATACCTGGAGGACCTCTTTGTTCTAGAG gacTGGACCCGCTCGTGTTGTTGGAGGTGTTCCTGTCGGTGCTTCTCCTAATATTTTTCATAACTAGTCTTGGATATTGTACACG ACGTCGCCTCAATCAAATTAGAATGGTTCGAGGTCCCAATAAGATTCTCCTCACTCTGGATGACGTGACCTTCATCAATCCTTCTCTCAGTAATAAG AAAGTGAGTGTAGAAGACGGGAAagtagagatggagagatgttTGTCGAACACAGACAGCAGAATAAACACGTcatgcagctccatctccaacccTCCGGAGCCCAGCTATGAAAACTCCAACGTGGCCATATTTGAG GGCGACTGGGCTTGGCTGAAGCGACTGCCATCCGGACACTTCAGGTCAATAAATCCAAAGACGAGCGACGTGTTTGAACTG ATGAGAGATATCCGTCATGAGAACCTCAATCCATTCTTGGGGTTTTTTCATGACTGTGGCATCTTTGCTATCGTCACTGAGTTCTGCTCTCGTGGAAGTTTAGAGGATTTACTTCACAATGAAGATGTTAAACTGGATTGGATGTTCAAGTCTTCACTGCTCCTGGACCTTATCAAG GGCATGAAGTATCTTCATCACAGGGGTGTGTGTCACGGTCGGCTCAAGTCCCGTAACTGTGTTGTGGACGGACGATTTGTACTGAAAGTAACCGACTACGGTTATAATGCAGTTCTCCATGCCCAGAAGTTCCCCTACACAGAACCTAAATCTGAGG tgtgttgtCTTCACACAGACCTGCTGTGGACCGCTCCTGAACACTTACGtacttcacaccctggacagtCTGGTAGTTATGAAGGTGACGTCTACAGCTTCTCCATCATCATACAGGAGGTGGTGCTGAGAGGACCTCCATTCTTCATGCTCCACATGCCTGCTGAGG AAATCATCCAGAAGATAAAGAAGCCTCCTCCCCTGTGCAGGCCGGTGGTTTCTCCTGACTACGCTCCTATGGAATGCATTCAGCTCATTAAACAGTGCTGGAACGAGCAGCCAGAGAGACGACCTGCCTTTGATGAGATCTTTGAACAG TTTAGGAACATTAACAAGGGGAAGAAGACAAACATCATAGACTCCATGTTGCGGATGTTGGAGCAGTATTCATCTAACCTTGAGGAGCTCATACGTGAGAGAACAGAGGAGCTGGAGATTGAAAAGCAAAAAACAGAGAAACTACTCACTCAGATGCTTCCACC GTCTGTAGCTGAGGCTCTCAAAGTGGGCGGCACTGTGGAGCCTGAATACTTTGACAATGTGACGTTGTACTTCAGTGACATTGTGGGCTTCACCACCATCTCTGCCAACAGCGAGCCCATTGAAGTGGTGGACCTGCTCAATGATCTCTACTCTTTATTTGATGCAATTATTGGAAATCACGATGTGTACAAG GTGGAAACAATTGGAGATGCTTACATGGTGGCGTCTGGAGTTCCTGTTCCCAACGGTGACCGACATGCTGCTGAGATCACCAACATGGCGCTGGACATCCTGAGCGCTATCGGCACCTTCAAGATGAGACACATGCCTGAAGTTCCAGTACGCATTCGAATCGGACTTCACACGG GATCGTGTGTGGCTGGAGTCGTCGGTCTCACCATGCCTCGATATTGTCTGTTTGGGAACACAGTGAACATCGCCTCCAGAATGGAGTCCACTGGCATGC CGTACCGCATCCATGTCAGTCACACCACGGTGAAGATCCTTCTGGACCTTAAGGAAGGATATCAGGTCCAGATACGTGGAAGAAGTGAATTAAAg GGCAAAGGGATGGAGGAAACCTACTGGCTTGTGGGTAAAGATGGATTCACTAAACCGCTCCCTGTTCCCCCTGAGCTCAAGTCAGG ACAAATGGCCCACGGCTTGCAGATGGAGGAAATCGCCCGATTCAAACGGAAGAAAGCTGAGGCCCAATTAGCAAAGAAGAAATGA